One segment of Panthera leo isolate Ple1 chromosome A3, P.leo_Ple1_pat1.1, whole genome shotgun sequence DNA contains the following:
- the CBFA2T2 gene encoding protein CBFA2T2 isoform X4 — MVGVPGAAAFQLGAEKRVPAMPGSPVEVKIQSRSSPPTMPPLPPINPGGPRPVSFTPTALSNGINHSPPTLNGAPSPPQRFSNGPASSTSSALTNQQLPATCGARQLSKLKRFLTTLQQFGNDISPEIGEKVRTLVLALVNSTVTIEEFHCKLQEATNFPLRPFVIPFLKANLPLLQRELLHCARAAKQTPSQYLAQHEHLLLNTSIASPADSSELLMEVHGNGKRPSPERREESGFERDTIPPEPPAKRVCTISPAPRHSPALTVPLMNPGGQFHPTPPPLQHYTLEDIATSHLYREPNKMLEHREVRDRHHNLSLNGGYQDELVDHRLTEREWADEWKHLDHALNCIMEMVEKTRRSMAVLRRCQESDREELNYWKRRYNENTEMRKTGSELVSRQHSPGSADSLSNDSQREFNSRPGTGYVPVEFWKKTEEAVNKVKIQAMSEVQKAVAEAEQKAFEVIATERARMEQTIADVKRQAAEDAFLVINEQEESTENCWNCGRKASETCSGCNIARYCGSFCQHKDWERHHRLCGQNLHGQSPHSQSRPLLPGGRGSSARSTDCSVPSPALDKTSATTSRSSTPASVTAIDTNGL, encoded by the exons TAAGCAATGGCATCAACCATTCTCCTCCTACCCTGAATGGTGCCCCGTCACCACCACAGAGATTCAGCAATGGTCCTGCCTCTTCCACATCATCTGCACTAACAAATCAACAGTTGCCAGCCACTTGCGGTGCTCGGCAGCTCAGCAAGTTGAAACGCTTCCTTACCACACTGCAACAGTTTGGCAATGACATCTCACCTGAGATTGGGGAGAAGGTGCGGACTCTTGTTCTAGCGCTGGTG aaCTCAACAGTAACAATTGAAGAATTCCATTGCAAGCTCCAAGAGGCTACAAACTTTCCTCTTCGTCCTTTTGTGATTCCATTCCTCAag GCCAATCTGCCCCTGCTGCAGCGAGAACTGCTGCACTGTGCTCGAGCCGCCAAGCAGACCCCATCCCAATACCTGGCTCAACACGAACACCTTCTGCTCAACACAAGTATCGCGTCACCTGCTGACTCTTCTGAGCTGCTCATGGAAGTGCATGGAAACGGGAAGAGGCCCAGTCCGGAGAG GAGGGAAGAGAGCGGTTTTGAAAGAGATACAATTCCTCCCGAGCCTCCTGCCAAGAGAGTGTGCACCATCAGCCCTGCTCCCCGGCACAGTCCTGCCCTCACTGTGCCCCTCATGAATCCTGGGGGCCAGTTCCATCCTACTCCTCCACCTCTTCAGCACTACACGTTAGAAGATATTGCAACTTCACACCTGTATCGTGAGCCCAATAAGATGCTAGAACATCGAGAAGTTCGTGATAGACACCACAATCTTA GTCTAAATGGAGGCTATCAAGATGAGTTGGTAGACCACCGTTTGACAGAAAGGGAATGGGCTGATGAATGGAAACATCTCGATCAT GCTCTGAACTGCATTATGGAAATGGTAGAGAAGACAAGGCGCTCCATGGCAGTCCTGCGGCGCTGTCAGGAATCTGATCGTGAAGAACTCAATTACTGGAAAAGACGATATAACGAAAACACAGAGATGAGGAAGACAGGGAGCGAGTTGGTCTCTAGGCAGCACAGTCCTGGGAGTGCAGATTCTCTCAGCAATG ATTCTCAGCGAGAATTCAACAGTAGGCCAGGAACAGGATATGTACCTGTGGAGTTTTGGAAAAAAACTG AAGAAGCTGTGAATAAGGTGAAAATTCAGGCCATGTCAGAAGTACAGAAAGCCGTTGCTGAGGCAGAGCAAAAAGCCTTTGAAGTGATTGCAACAGAGAGAGCTCGGATGGAGCAAACCATAGCGGACGTCAAACGGCAGGCCGCAGAGGACGCCTTCCTCGTCATAAATGAGCAAGAAGAGTCAACAGAG AACTGCTGGAACTGTGGCCGCAAGGCCAGCGAGACCTGCAGCGGCTGCAACATCGCACGATACTGCGGCTCTTTCTGCCAGCACAAGGACTGGGAGCGGCACCACCGCCTCTGTGGCCAGAACCTGCACGGCCAGAGTCCCCACAGCCAGAGCCGGCCACTGCTTCCTGGAGGGAGGGGCTCCTCGGCCAGGTCCACCGACTGCAGCGTGCCGAGCCCGGCTCTGGACAAGACCTCGGCCACCACCTCACGCTCCTCAACACCTGCCTCTGTGACAGCCATCGACACCAACGGACTCTGA
- the CBFA2T2 gene encoding protein CBFA2T2 isoform X1 codes for MVGVPGAAAFQLGAEKRVPAMPGSPVEVKIQSRSSPPTMPPLPPINPGGPRPVSFTPTALSNGINHSPPTLNGAPSPPQRFSNGPASSTSSALTNQQLPATCGARQLSKLKRFLTTLQQFGNDISPEIGEKVRTLVLALVNSTVTIEEFHCKLQEATNFPLRPFVIPFLKPLPLFFKANLPLLQRELLHCARAAKQTPSQYLAQHEHLLLNTSIASPADSSELLMEVHGNGKRPSPERREESGFERDTIPPEPPAKRVCTISPAPRHSPALTVPLMNPGGQFHPTPPPLQHYTLEDIATSHLYREPNKMLEHREVRDRHHNLSLNGGYQDELVDHRLTEREWADEWKHLDHALNCIMEMVEKTRRSMAVLRRCQESDREELNYWKRRYNENTEMRKTGSELVSRQHSPGSADSLSNDSQREFNSRPGTGYVPVEFWKKTEEAVNKVKIQAMSEVQKAVAEAEQKAFEVIATERARMEQTIADVKRQAAEDAFLVINEQEESTENCWNCGRKASETCSGCNIARYCGSFCQHKDWERHHRLCGQNLHGQSPHSQSRPLLPGGRGSSARSTDCSVPSPALDKTSATTSRSSTPASVTAIDTNGL; via the exons TAAGCAATGGCATCAACCATTCTCCTCCTACCCTGAATGGTGCCCCGTCACCACCACAGAGATTCAGCAATGGTCCTGCCTCTTCCACATCATCTGCACTAACAAATCAACAGTTGCCAGCCACTTGCGGTGCTCGGCAGCTCAGCAAGTTGAAACGCTTCCTTACCACACTGCAACAGTTTGGCAATGACATCTCACCTGAGATTGGGGAGAAGGTGCGGACTCTTGTTCTAGCGCTGGTG aaCTCAACAGTAACAATTGAAGAATTCCATTGCAAGCTCCAAGAGGCTACAAACTTTCCTCTTCGTCCTTTTGTGATTCCATTCCTCAag CCCCTGCCTCTTTTTTTCAAGGCCAATCTGCCCCTGCTGCAGCGAGAACTGCTGCACTGTGCTCGAGCCGCCAAGCAGACCCCATCCCAATACCTGGCTCAACACGAACACCTTCTGCTCAACACAAGTATCGCGTCACCTGCTGACTCTTCTGAGCTGCTCATGGAAGTGCATGGAAACGGGAAGAGGCCCAGTCCGGAGAG GAGGGAAGAGAGCGGTTTTGAAAGAGATACAATTCCTCCCGAGCCTCCTGCCAAGAGAGTGTGCACCATCAGCCCTGCTCCCCGGCACAGTCCTGCCCTCACTGTGCCCCTCATGAATCCTGGGGGCCAGTTCCATCCTACTCCTCCACCTCTTCAGCACTACACGTTAGAAGATATTGCAACTTCACACCTGTATCGTGAGCCCAATAAGATGCTAGAACATCGAGAAGTTCGTGATAGACACCACAATCTTA GTCTAAATGGAGGCTATCAAGATGAGTTGGTAGACCACCGTTTGACAGAAAGGGAATGGGCTGATGAATGGAAACATCTCGATCAT GCTCTGAACTGCATTATGGAAATGGTAGAGAAGACAAGGCGCTCCATGGCAGTCCTGCGGCGCTGTCAGGAATCTGATCGTGAAGAACTCAATTACTGGAAAAGACGATATAACGAAAACACAGAGATGAGGAAGACAGGGAGCGAGTTGGTCTCTAGGCAGCACAGTCCTGGGAGTGCAGATTCTCTCAGCAATG ATTCTCAGCGAGAATTCAACAGTAGGCCAGGAACAGGATATGTACCTGTGGAGTTTTGGAAAAAAACTG AAGAAGCTGTGAATAAGGTGAAAATTCAGGCCATGTCAGAAGTACAGAAAGCCGTTGCTGAGGCAGAGCAAAAAGCCTTTGAAGTGATTGCAACAGAGAGAGCTCGGATGGAGCAAACCATAGCGGACGTCAAACGGCAGGCCGCAGAGGACGCCTTCCTCGTCATAAATGAGCAAGAAGAGTCAACAGAG AACTGCTGGAACTGTGGCCGCAAGGCCAGCGAGACCTGCAGCGGCTGCAACATCGCACGATACTGCGGCTCTTTCTGCCAGCACAAGGACTGGGAGCGGCACCACCGCCTCTGTGGCCAGAACCTGCACGGCCAGAGTCCCCACAGCCAGAGCCGGCCACTGCTTCCTGGAGGGAGGGGCTCCTCGGCCAGGTCCACCGACTGCAGCGTGCCGAGCCCGGCTCTGGACAAGACCTCGGCCACCACCTCACGCTCCTCAACACCTGCCTCTGTGACAGCCATCGACACCAACGGACTCTGA
- the CBFA2T2 gene encoding protein CBFA2T2 isoform X3: MVGVPGAAAFQLGAEKRVPAMPGSPVEVKIQSRSSPPTMPPLPPINPGGPRPVSFTPTALSNGINHSPPTLNGAPSPPQRFSNGPASSTSSALTNQQLPATCGARQLSKLKRFLTTLQQFGNDISPEIGEKVRTLVLALVNSTVTIEEFHCKLQEATNFPLRPFVIPFLKPLPLFFKANLPLLQRELLHCARAAKQTPSQYLAQHEHLLLNTSIASPADSSELLMEVHGNGKRPSPEREESGFERDTIPPEPPAKRVCTISPAPRHSPALTVPLMNPGGQFHPTPPPLQHYTLEDIATSHLYREPNKMLEHREVRDRHHNLSLNGGYQDELVDHRLTEREWADEWKHLDHALNCIMEMVEKTRRSMAVLRRCQESDREELNYWKRRYNENTEMRKTGSELVSRQHSPGSADSLSNDSQREFNSRPGTGYVPVEFWKKTEEAVNKVKIQAMSEVQKAVAEAEQKAFEVIATERARMEQTIADVKRQAAEDAFLVINEQEESTENCWNCGRKASETCSGCNIARYCGSFCQHKDWERHHRLCGQNLHGQSPHSQSRPLLPGGRGSSARSTDCSVPSPALDKTSATTSRSSTPASVTAIDTNGL, from the exons TAAGCAATGGCATCAACCATTCTCCTCCTACCCTGAATGGTGCCCCGTCACCACCACAGAGATTCAGCAATGGTCCTGCCTCTTCCACATCATCTGCACTAACAAATCAACAGTTGCCAGCCACTTGCGGTGCTCGGCAGCTCAGCAAGTTGAAACGCTTCCTTACCACACTGCAACAGTTTGGCAATGACATCTCACCTGAGATTGGGGAGAAGGTGCGGACTCTTGTTCTAGCGCTGGTG aaCTCAACAGTAACAATTGAAGAATTCCATTGCAAGCTCCAAGAGGCTACAAACTTTCCTCTTCGTCCTTTTGTGATTCCATTCCTCAag CCCCTGCCTCTTTTTTTCAAGGCCAATCTGCCCCTGCTGCAGCGAGAACTGCTGCACTGTGCTCGAGCCGCCAAGCAGACCCCATCCCAATACCTGGCTCAACACGAACACCTTCTGCTCAACACAAGTATCGCGTCACCTGCTGACTCTTCTGAGCTGCTCATGGAAGTGCATGGAAACGGGAAGAGGCCCAGTCCGGAGAG GGAAGAGAGCGGTTTTGAAAGAGATACAATTCCTCCCGAGCCTCCTGCCAAGAGAGTGTGCACCATCAGCCCTGCTCCCCGGCACAGTCCTGCCCTCACTGTGCCCCTCATGAATCCTGGGGGCCAGTTCCATCCTACTCCTCCACCTCTTCAGCACTACACGTTAGAAGATATTGCAACTTCACACCTGTATCGTGAGCCCAATAAGATGCTAGAACATCGAGAAGTTCGTGATAGACACCACAATCTTA GTCTAAATGGAGGCTATCAAGATGAGTTGGTAGACCACCGTTTGACAGAAAGGGAATGGGCTGATGAATGGAAACATCTCGATCAT GCTCTGAACTGCATTATGGAAATGGTAGAGAAGACAAGGCGCTCCATGGCAGTCCTGCGGCGCTGTCAGGAATCTGATCGTGAAGAACTCAATTACTGGAAAAGACGATATAACGAAAACACAGAGATGAGGAAGACAGGGAGCGAGTTGGTCTCTAGGCAGCACAGTCCTGGGAGTGCAGATTCTCTCAGCAATG ATTCTCAGCGAGAATTCAACAGTAGGCCAGGAACAGGATATGTACCTGTGGAGTTTTGGAAAAAAACTG AAGAAGCTGTGAATAAGGTGAAAATTCAGGCCATGTCAGAAGTACAGAAAGCCGTTGCTGAGGCAGAGCAAAAAGCCTTTGAAGTGATTGCAACAGAGAGAGCTCGGATGGAGCAAACCATAGCGGACGTCAAACGGCAGGCCGCAGAGGACGCCTTCCTCGTCATAAATGAGCAAGAAGAGTCAACAGAG AACTGCTGGAACTGTGGCCGCAAGGCCAGCGAGACCTGCAGCGGCTGCAACATCGCACGATACTGCGGCTCTTTCTGCCAGCACAAGGACTGGGAGCGGCACCACCGCCTCTGTGGCCAGAACCTGCACGGCCAGAGTCCCCACAGCCAGAGCCGGCCACTGCTTCCTGGAGGGAGGGGCTCCTCGGCCAGGTCCACCGACTGCAGCGTGCCGAGCCCGGCTCTGGACAAGACCTCGGCCACCACCTCACGCTCCTCAACACCTGCCTCTGTGACAGCCATCGACACCAACGGACTCTGA
- the CBFA2T2 gene encoding protein CBFA2T2 isoform X5, producing MVGVPGAAAFQLGAEKRVPAMPGSPVEVKIQSRSSPPTMPPLPPINPGGPRPVSFTPTALSNGINHSPPTLNGAPSPPQRFSNGPASSTSSALTNQQLPATCGARQLSKLKRFLTTLQQFGNDISPEIGEKVRTLVLALVNSTVTIEEFHCKLQEATNFPLRPFVIPFLKANLPLLQRELLHCARAAKQTPSQYLAQHEHLLLNTSIASPADSSELLMEVHGNGKRPSPERREESGFERDTIPPEPPAKRVCTISPAPRHSPALTVPLMNPGGQFHPTPPPLQHYTLEDIATSHLYREPNKMLEHREVRDRHHNLSLNGGYQDELVDHRLTEREWADEWKHLDHALNCIMEMVEKTRRSMAVLRRCQESDREELNYWKRRYNENTEMRKTGSELVSRQHSPGSADSLSNDSQREFNSRPGTGYVPVEFWKKTEAVNKVKIQAMSEVQKAVAEAEQKAFEVIATERARMEQTIADVKRQAAEDAFLVINEQEESTENCWNCGRKASETCSGCNIARYCGSFCQHKDWERHHRLCGQNLHGQSPHSQSRPLLPGGRGSSARSTDCSVPSPALDKTSATTSRSSTPASVTAIDTNGL from the exons TAAGCAATGGCATCAACCATTCTCCTCCTACCCTGAATGGTGCCCCGTCACCACCACAGAGATTCAGCAATGGTCCTGCCTCTTCCACATCATCTGCACTAACAAATCAACAGTTGCCAGCCACTTGCGGTGCTCGGCAGCTCAGCAAGTTGAAACGCTTCCTTACCACACTGCAACAGTTTGGCAATGACATCTCACCTGAGATTGGGGAGAAGGTGCGGACTCTTGTTCTAGCGCTGGTG aaCTCAACAGTAACAATTGAAGAATTCCATTGCAAGCTCCAAGAGGCTACAAACTTTCCTCTTCGTCCTTTTGTGATTCCATTCCTCAag GCCAATCTGCCCCTGCTGCAGCGAGAACTGCTGCACTGTGCTCGAGCCGCCAAGCAGACCCCATCCCAATACCTGGCTCAACACGAACACCTTCTGCTCAACACAAGTATCGCGTCACCTGCTGACTCTTCTGAGCTGCTCATGGAAGTGCATGGAAACGGGAAGAGGCCCAGTCCGGAGAG GAGGGAAGAGAGCGGTTTTGAAAGAGATACAATTCCTCCCGAGCCTCCTGCCAAGAGAGTGTGCACCATCAGCCCTGCTCCCCGGCACAGTCCTGCCCTCACTGTGCCCCTCATGAATCCTGGGGGCCAGTTCCATCCTACTCCTCCACCTCTTCAGCACTACACGTTAGAAGATATTGCAACTTCACACCTGTATCGTGAGCCCAATAAGATGCTAGAACATCGAGAAGTTCGTGATAGACACCACAATCTTA GTCTAAATGGAGGCTATCAAGATGAGTTGGTAGACCACCGTTTGACAGAAAGGGAATGGGCTGATGAATGGAAACATCTCGATCAT GCTCTGAACTGCATTATGGAAATGGTAGAGAAGACAAGGCGCTCCATGGCAGTCCTGCGGCGCTGTCAGGAATCTGATCGTGAAGAACTCAATTACTGGAAAAGACGATATAACGAAAACACAGAGATGAGGAAGACAGGGAGCGAGTTGGTCTCTAGGCAGCACAGTCCTGGGAGTGCAGATTCTCTCAGCAATG ATTCTCAGCGAGAATTCAACAGTAGGCCAGGAACAGGATATGTACCTGTGGAGTTTTGGAAAAAAACTG AAGCTGTGAATAAGGTGAAAATTCAGGCCATGTCAGAAGTACAGAAAGCCGTTGCTGAGGCAGAGCAAAAAGCCTTTGAAGTGATTGCAACAGAGAGAGCTCGGATGGAGCAAACCATAGCGGACGTCAAACGGCAGGCCGCAGAGGACGCCTTCCTCGTCATAAATGAGCAAGAAGAGTCAACAGAG AACTGCTGGAACTGTGGCCGCAAGGCCAGCGAGACCTGCAGCGGCTGCAACATCGCACGATACTGCGGCTCTTTCTGCCAGCACAAGGACTGGGAGCGGCACCACCGCCTCTGTGGCCAGAACCTGCACGGCCAGAGTCCCCACAGCCAGAGCCGGCCACTGCTTCCTGGAGGGAGGGGCTCCTCGGCCAGGTCCACCGACTGCAGCGTGCCGAGCCCGGCTCTGGACAAGACCTCGGCCACCACCTCACGCTCCTCAACACCTGCCTCTGTGACAGCCATCGACACCAACGGACTCTGA
- the CBFA2T2 gene encoding protein CBFA2T2 isoform X2, with product MVGVPGAAAFQLGAEKRVPAMPGSPVEVKIQSRSSPPTMPPLPPINPGGPRPVSFTPTALSNGINHSPPTLNGAPSPPQRFSNGPASSTSSALTNQQLPATCGARQLSKLKRFLTTLQQFGNDISPEIGEKVRTLVLALVNSTVTIEEFHCKLQEATNFPLRPFVIPFLKPLPLFFKANLPLLQRELLHCARAAKQTPSQYLAQHEHLLLNTSIASPADSSELLMEVHGNGKRPSPERREESGFERDTIPPEPPAKRVCTISPAPRHSPALTVPLMNPGGQFHPTPPPLQHYTLEDIATSHLYREPNKMLEHREVRDRHHNLSLNGGYQDELVDHRLTEREWADEWKHLDHALNCIMEMVEKTRRSMAVLRRCQESDREELNYWKRRYNENTEMRKTGSELVSRQHSPGSADSLSNDSQREFNSRPGTGYVPVEFWKKTEAVNKVKIQAMSEVQKAVAEAEQKAFEVIATERARMEQTIADVKRQAAEDAFLVINEQEESTENCWNCGRKASETCSGCNIARYCGSFCQHKDWERHHRLCGQNLHGQSPHSQSRPLLPGGRGSSARSTDCSVPSPALDKTSATTSRSSTPASVTAIDTNGL from the exons TAAGCAATGGCATCAACCATTCTCCTCCTACCCTGAATGGTGCCCCGTCACCACCACAGAGATTCAGCAATGGTCCTGCCTCTTCCACATCATCTGCACTAACAAATCAACAGTTGCCAGCCACTTGCGGTGCTCGGCAGCTCAGCAAGTTGAAACGCTTCCTTACCACACTGCAACAGTTTGGCAATGACATCTCACCTGAGATTGGGGAGAAGGTGCGGACTCTTGTTCTAGCGCTGGTG aaCTCAACAGTAACAATTGAAGAATTCCATTGCAAGCTCCAAGAGGCTACAAACTTTCCTCTTCGTCCTTTTGTGATTCCATTCCTCAag CCCCTGCCTCTTTTTTTCAAGGCCAATCTGCCCCTGCTGCAGCGAGAACTGCTGCACTGTGCTCGAGCCGCCAAGCAGACCCCATCCCAATACCTGGCTCAACACGAACACCTTCTGCTCAACACAAGTATCGCGTCACCTGCTGACTCTTCTGAGCTGCTCATGGAAGTGCATGGAAACGGGAAGAGGCCCAGTCCGGAGAG GAGGGAAGAGAGCGGTTTTGAAAGAGATACAATTCCTCCCGAGCCTCCTGCCAAGAGAGTGTGCACCATCAGCCCTGCTCCCCGGCACAGTCCTGCCCTCACTGTGCCCCTCATGAATCCTGGGGGCCAGTTCCATCCTACTCCTCCACCTCTTCAGCACTACACGTTAGAAGATATTGCAACTTCACACCTGTATCGTGAGCCCAATAAGATGCTAGAACATCGAGAAGTTCGTGATAGACACCACAATCTTA GTCTAAATGGAGGCTATCAAGATGAGTTGGTAGACCACCGTTTGACAGAAAGGGAATGGGCTGATGAATGGAAACATCTCGATCAT GCTCTGAACTGCATTATGGAAATGGTAGAGAAGACAAGGCGCTCCATGGCAGTCCTGCGGCGCTGTCAGGAATCTGATCGTGAAGAACTCAATTACTGGAAAAGACGATATAACGAAAACACAGAGATGAGGAAGACAGGGAGCGAGTTGGTCTCTAGGCAGCACAGTCCTGGGAGTGCAGATTCTCTCAGCAATG ATTCTCAGCGAGAATTCAACAGTAGGCCAGGAACAGGATATGTACCTGTGGAGTTTTGGAAAAAAACTG AAGCTGTGAATAAGGTGAAAATTCAGGCCATGTCAGAAGTACAGAAAGCCGTTGCTGAGGCAGAGCAAAAAGCCTTTGAAGTGATTGCAACAGAGAGAGCTCGGATGGAGCAAACCATAGCGGACGTCAAACGGCAGGCCGCAGAGGACGCCTTCCTCGTCATAAATGAGCAAGAAGAGTCAACAGAG AACTGCTGGAACTGTGGCCGCAAGGCCAGCGAGACCTGCAGCGGCTGCAACATCGCACGATACTGCGGCTCTTTCTGCCAGCACAAGGACTGGGAGCGGCACCACCGCCTCTGTGGCCAGAACCTGCACGGCCAGAGTCCCCACAGCCAGAGCCGGCCACTGCTTCCTGGAGGGAGGGGCTCCTCGGCCAGGTCCACCGACTGCAGCGTGCCGAGCCCGGCTCTGGACAAGACCTCGGCCACCACCTCACGCTCCTCAACACCTGCCTCTGTGACAGCCATCGACACCAACGGACTCTGA
- the CBFA2T2 gene encoding protein CBFA2T2 isoform X6, which produces MPGSPVEVKIQSRSSPPTMPPLPPINPGGPRPVSFTPTALSNGINHSPPTLNGAPSPPQRFSNGPASSTSSALTNQQLPATCGARQLSKLKRFLTTLQQFGNDISPEIGEKVRTLVLALVNSTVTIEEFHCKLQEATNFPLRPFVIPFLKPLPLFFKANLPLLQRELLHCARAAKQTPSQYLAQHEHLLLNTSIASPADSSELLMEVHGNGKRPSPERREESGFERDTIPPEPPAKRVCTISPAPRHSPALTVPLMNPGGQFHPTPPPLQHYTLEDIATSHLYREPNKMLEHREVRDRHHNLSLNGGYQDELVDHRLTEREWADEWKHLDHALNCIMEMVEKTRRSMAVLRRCQESDREELNYWKRRYNENTEMRKTGSELVSRQHSPGSADSLSNDSQREFNSRPGTGYVPVEFWKKTEEAVNKVKIQAMSEVQKAVAEAEQKAFEVIATERARMEQTIADVKRQAAEDAFLVINEQEESTENCWNCGRKASETCSGCNIARYCGSFCQHKDWERHHRLCGQNLHGQSPHSQSRPLLPGGRGSSARSTDCSVPSPALDKTSATTSRSSTPASVTAIDTNGL; this is translated from the exons TAAGCAATGGCATCAACCATTCTCCTCCTACCCTGAATGGTGCCCCGTCACCACCACAGAGATTCAGCAATGGTCCTGCCTCTTCCACATCATCTGCACTAACAAATCAACAGTTGCCAGCCACTTGCGGTGCTCGGCAGCTCAGCAAGTTGAAACGCTTCCTTACCACACTGCAACAGTTTGGCAATGACATCTCACCTGAGATTGGGGAGAAGGTGCGGACTCTTGTTCTAGCGCTGGTG aaCTCAACAGTAACAATTGAAGAATTCCATTGCAAGCTCCAAGAGGCTACAAACTTTCCTCTTCGTCCTTTTGTGATTCCATTCCTCAag CCCCTGCCTCTTTTTTTCAAGGCCAATCTGCCCCTGCTGCAGCGAGAACTGCTGCACTGTGCTCGAGCCGCCAAGCAGACCCCATCCCAATACCTGGCTCAACACGAACACCTTCTGCTCAACACAAGTATCGCGTCACCTGCTGACTCTTCTGAGCTGCTCATGGAAGTGCATGGAAACGGGAAGAGGCCCAGTCCGGAGAG GAGGGAAGAGAGCGGTTTTGAAAGAGATACAATTCCTCCCGAGCCTCCTGCCAAGAGAGTGTGCACCATCAGCCCTGCTCCCCGGCACAGTCCTGCCCTCACTGTGCCCCTCATGAATCCTGGGGGCCAGTTCCATCCTACTCCTCCACCTCTTCAGCACTACACGTTAGAAGATATTGCAACTTCACACCTGTATCGTGAGCCCAATAAGATGCTAGAACATCGAGAAGTTCGTGATAGACACCACAATCTTA GTCTAAATGGAGGCTATCAAGATGAGTTGGTAGACCACCGTTTGACAGAAAGGGAATGGGCTGATGAATGGAAACATCTCGATCAT GCTCTGAACTGCATTATGGAAATGGTAGAGAAGACAAGGCGCTCCATGGCAGTCCTGCGGCGCTGTCAGGAATCTGATCGTGAAGAACTCAATTACTGGAAAAGACGATATAACGAAAACACAGAGATGAGGAAGACAGGGAGCGAGTTGGTCTCTAGGCAGCACAGTCCTGGGAGTGCAGATTCTCTCAGCAATG ATTCTCAGCGAGAATTCAACAGTAGGCCAGGAACAGGATATGTACCTGTGGAGTTTTGGAAAAAAACTG AAGAAGCTGTGAATAAGGTGAAAATTCAGGCCATGTCAGAAGTACAGAAAGCCGTTGCTGAGGCAGAGCAAAAAGCCTTTGAAGTGATTGCAACAGAGAGAGCTCGGATGGAGCAAACCATAGCGGACGTCAAACGGCAGGCCGCAGAGGACGCCTTCCTCGTCATAAATGAGCAAGAAGAGTCAACAGAG AACTGCTGGAACTGTGGCCGCAAGGCCAGCGAGACCTGCAGCGGCTGCAACATCGCACGATACTGCGGCTCTTTCTGCCAGCACAAGGACTGGGAGCGGCACCACCGCCTCTGTGGCCAGAACCTGCACGGCCAGAGTCCCCACAGCCAGAGCCGGCCACTGCTTCCTGGAGGGAGGGGCTCCTCGGCCAGGTCCACCGACTGCAGCGTGCCGAGCCCGGCTCTGGACAAGACCTCGGCCACCACCTCACGCTCCTCAACACCTGCCTCTGTGACAGCCATCGACACCAACGGACTCTGA